The genomic stretch TTGATTTTTAACAAATCCCATTTGACCAGCAACAATCATAGCCCCTACAGAATTTGTTCCCATAATATGAGAATTGTCGTAGACTTCTATACGGCGAGGAAGAAAAGGCAGTTGGAATGTTTTAGCAAGCCCCTGAAGTAATTTTGTATGGGTAGCTGTTTCAGCGAGCTTATGTTCAAGTGCTTCATGAGCATTGAGAGAGGCGTGGTTAACAAGCGTTTTCCGTTCACCTTGCTTGGGTAAAGAGAGAGACACTTTGTGATTTGCTTTGAGACTCAATGCTTCTGTAAGAAGTGTTTTTTCTTCAATTTCTTCAGACAAAAGGATGTTTTTTGGAAGGGGTTTGTCATCGTAAAATTGGGCAAGAAAACTCGCTAAAATTTCAGTACGGGAAAAAGAGGGATCTGCTTTAGGAAAATAGGCACGGTTTCCCCAATTTTGCCCCATGCGAAAAAAGAACACTTGAATACAAGTCATTCCTTCCTTTTGAGCAATTGCAAAGACATCTGCTTCTTTTATCGTTTGAGGATTAATGCCTTGATGGCTTTGTATGTGAGAAAGGGCTGATAAGCGATCGCGATAAGAAGCGGCTTGTTCAAAATCAAGATTTTCTGCAGCTTTATGCATAGCTTGAACCATATCATTTTTAACTGATTGATCTTTTCCCGAAAGAAACGCTTTTGCGTCTTTCACCAGCTCTTTATAATCACTCTCACTAATTTCATAAGTACAAGGTGCAGAACATCGCTTAATTTGATAAAGCAAACAGGGACGCGTACGGTTTTCAAAAATTGCATCGGTACAGGTTCGTAATAAAAAAGCGCGTTGCAAAACATGAATTGTTTGTGTCACTGCACCAGCAGAAGCAAAAGGCCCAAAATAATGCGCTTTTTGTGTTCGAGCACCGCGATGTTTATAAAGTGCAGGGGCTCGATGATCATTTGTGATCATGATATATGGGAAGCTTTTATCATCACGGAGTAATACATTAAAATGGGGATGCAATCTTTTGATGAGATTGGCTTCTAAAAGGAGTGCTTCTGTTTCTGTATGGGTAACGATAAATTCCATATGATATGTTGCACGAATCATACGGGTAATACGATTATTATGTCCTTTTTCACGTGCATAGTTTGAAACACGTTTTTTAAGATTACGAGCTTTGCCAACGTAGAGAATATCACCATTTTCACCAATCATTCGGTAAACTCCTGGCTTATGCGGAAGATGTTTAACAAATTCTTGTATGAATTTAACACCTTGGAATTGATTTTTCTCATTGCTGTGATTGGCATTGCTCCATGTAAGGTTAGAGAGAAAAGAAAGCTTTTCTCGTTCATTTTCCGGACAATTTATATTATTTTTTAGGATCATTCCGTTTATCAAGAAATTCTTTTTGTTTAACGTATGAAATATTCTTTTTTATTTAATAACGATTATCTATGT from Bartonella kosoyi encodes the following:
- the uvrC gene encoding excinuclease ABC subunit UvrC, producing the protein MILKNNINCPENEREKLSFLSNLTWSNANHSNEKNQFQGVKFIQEFVKHLPHKPGVYRMIGENGDILYVGKARNLKKRVSNYAREKGHNNRITRMIRATYHMEFIVTHTETEALLLEANLIKRLHPHFNVLLRDDKSFPYIMITNDHRAPALYKHRGARTQKAHYFGPFASAGAVTQTIHVLQRAFLLRTCTDAIFENRTRPCLLYQIKRCSAPCTYEISESDYKELVKDAKAFLSGKDQSVKNDMVQAMHKAAENLDFEQAASYRDRLSALSHIQSHQGINPQTIKEADVFAIAQKEGMTCIQVFFFRMGQNWGNRAYFPKADPSFSRTEILASFLAQFYDDKPLPKNILLSEEIEEKTLLTEALSLKANHKVSLSLPKQGERKTLVNHASLNAHEALEHKLAETATHTKLLQGLAKTFQLPFLPRRIEVYDNSHIMGTNSVGAMIVAGQMGFVKNQYRKFNIRSTDITPGDDFGMMKEVIKRRFSRLIKEHDLPSKSQDRQDQENDLFPIWPDLILIDGGEGQINSVHTILAELQLNNLITVVGIAKGVDRHAGRERFFIKGIPPFTLPPRDPILYFLQRLRDEAHRFAIGTHRIKRKKATFKNPLDEIENIGPSRKRALLHHFGSAKAVAGASLEDLKKVTGISLAIAQKIHNHFNEK